The genome window CATGGTCGACTATTCCCAGCTCGATCCCCTCGAAATCACCGCCGGCAAGTACGACCTTGCCTACATCAAGCTGGACGGCTCCATCGGTTGCCTGGTCAATGGCGCCGGCCTCGCCATGGCCACCCTCGATGTCCTCCACGAATGCGGCGGCAAGCCCGCCAACTTCCTTGATGTCGGCGGCGGCGCCACCCGCGAAAAGGTGGCGGAAGCCTTTAAGATCATCCTGCAGGACAGCGATGTTCAGGGGATCTTCGTCAATATCTTCGGCGGCATTATGCGCTGCGATGTTATTGCACAGGGGATTATCGAAGCGGCCGGCGAGGTGCGCTGCACCCTGCCGATCGTCGTACGCATGGATGGCTCGCAGGTCGAGGAAGGGAAACGTCTCCTCACCGAATCAGGGCTGAATGTGCAGTGCAGCGACACCCTCGGCGACGGTGCGCAGCGCATCGTGCAGATGCTGGGTTAAGGAGAAAGAGCCATGTCGATATTGTTGAATAAAGATTCCAAGGTGCTGGTACAGGGGATGACCGGTCGCAGCGGCCTCTTCCATGCCCAGGCCTGCCGCGATTACGGCACCCAGATCGTCGCCGGAGTGACACCGGGACGGGGCGGCATTCATGTTGAAGGGATTCCGGTCTTCAACACCGTCGAAGAGGCGGTGCGCTACACCGGTGCCACGGTCTCGATGATCTTTGTGCCGCCGCCGGCCGCTGCCGACGCCATCCTCGAAGCCGGCGCCGCCGGACTGGAGCTGGCGGTCTGTATCACCGAAGGGATTCCGGTTGCCGATATGGTGCCGGTCAAGGCCCTTTTGGCGCGGATGAAGATGCAGCTGATCGGCCCCAACTGTCCTGGCGTCATCACTCCCGGGCAATGCAAGGTCGGGATAATGCCCGGCTACATCCATCAACCGGGGACGATCGGCGTCGTTTCGCGCAGCGGCACCCTTACCTACGAAGCGGTCAAGCAGCTCACCGATGCCGGCCTCGGCCAGTCGACCTGCGTCGGCATCGGCGGCGATCCGATCATCGGCCTGAGTTTCATCGATTGTCTCAAGCTCTTCAATGACGATCCGCAAACTGAAGGGGTCTTCATGATCGGCGAGATCGGCGGCGGTGCTGAAGAAGCGGCGGCGAGTTGGATCAAAGAAAACATGAAAAAGCCGGTCGCCGCCTTTATTGCCGGTGCCACTGCGCCGCCAGGGAAGCGCATGGGGCACGCCGGCGCCATCATCACCGGCGGCAAAGGGCGAGCCGCCGACAAAATCCGCACCCTCAGTGAATGCGGAGTGACGGTGGCGACCAGTCCGACCAAGATGGGGGAAGCGATGCGGACGGCGCTGGGCAAGACGTAGTGGCGTGAACGCAAAAGAGGCCCCGGATAATCAGGGGCCTCTTTTTAAATCCAGTTTCAAGAAATTACCCCCCGAACATCCTCCCGAAGATCCCCTTCTTCTCCTTCTCCCGCTTTTCCTGAATCCGCCGCAGCCCCTTGCGCGCCAGACTGTTGCGCGCATCAATCTTCAACGCTTTGTTGAACTCTGCTTCCGCCAGCGCTTCCTGTCCTCCGTCAGCGAGGACCCAGCCCTTGAAGGCAAAGGCCGGGGCGGTGCGCTCCAGGGTAATGGCGCGGTTGAGCATCTGCTTGGCGCGGTCGAGGGTCGGGCGACTGGCGGCGTACTGGGGATTGCGATAGATCGCCCAGGCAAGGTGGGCGAGGGTGTCGCCGTTATCCGGCTCGATGGCGCAGGCGTCTTTCAGGGCCTTCTCGGCATTGTCCCACTCTTCCATGTCGATAAAGACCTTGCCTGACTGGGCCTGGATCTCGGCGCGAAAGCGTTCATCCCCTTTATGGCCGAGGCCGATCGTCTCGGAGCCGAGGAGCTGATCGTACTTCTCCTTCTTGACGACATCGGAGAGGGTTTCATAGGCGTTGGCGAACATCGCCATGATCTCTTCGGCCTGATTTGCTTCCGCACCTCCGAGTTCCATCAGGAGGTCGGGTCCGAACTCCTTGCTGCGGGCAAAGTAATTCTCTTTGAGTTGGTTGAAAGAGAACTTCTCCCGGGTCAAACCGAGGATTTCGTAGTAGTTCTTCCCTTGCAGGCGGGCAAAGGTGGCAGCGACGGCACTGCCCTCTTTTGCCGGCGCTGCGGGCGGAGGCGTTGTTGGGGCAGTCATGTCCGATACAGTGTCTTTGTCGCGGAGATCGTTGAAACTTTCGAGCTTTCCCCACTCGGTATTCTCCTCCAGCGCCTCGGCGGGAGCATTAAAGAGGCGGCGCAGCGGCCAGGGGGGCGCGTCTGCTGCCGTTGTCGGTGTGGCGCTATAGCGGATCATCCCCAAGGACTGGAGGAGAAAAAGGAGAGGAAAAAGTTCCGCATTCCCTGCAGTGCTGCTGGCAGTCCGCTGCGTACCACTTAGCAGCGGCAGGAGCGCGCACTCTGCTTCGCTGAGGCGCAGGGAATTAATATGGCGGAAATAGTCCGGGGTTTTGACCGGATAGTGGTCTTTGATCCGGAAAAAATAGGCGGCGCTGCGGGTTGGCGTCCAGGTGGAACGGAGCCCCTGCAAGATAATCTCGGCGAGGTTGATGGTGATGACCTGCAAGCCGGGAGGGAGGGTCAGGGGCTGAAACTTTGCTGTCATCGCCGGAAAGGCAAAGCCGGACAGTAATTCCCGGGTCAGGTAAGAGAATTTCTGTTCCAGGAGCTCGTTGTAGTGCAGGCAGCCCATCTGGACGAGGAGGTTGTGTCGAAATTCGCCGGACTGAGCATAGTATTGATATTCCCCGTCATTGATCGCTCCCTGCCGCAGGAGATAATCCCCGAAGTCACGATGAATGAAGCCGGGGCGCAGCGACACCGGTGAGCCGTTGACGAGCAGCAGTTGCCGCGAGACCTGACCATCGTTGAGGGTCAACTCTCCCGAGAGAGAACGGAGAAAGGCCTGGGTGAGATGGCGGTCGAAGCTGCTGGCGCGGGGGGCCGCTGCTGCCGGCGGAATGTCCGCGCCCTCCGGCGTTTTCAATGCTTGGTCGATAGCGGATTGCAGCTGCCCCGGGGTGAAGGGCTTTTCGAGAAAGGCGCTGACGCCAAGATCCTGCATGGCGGTTTGGTAGCGCTCGCCTTTGTAAACGCCACTCATCACCACCACCGGCAGCGGCGCTGTCTTGCCGGAAGCACGGAGCTTGCGCAGCAGTTCCACTCCGTGCAGGCCGGGAATTTGCAAATCGAGCAGGAGGAGGACAAAGGGGGAGGAAAGGATCATCTTCAGGGCGGTGATGCCGTCGCCGGCCCGTTCGCAGTGATAGCCCCGGGCCTGCAAGCGTTGCTGTAGCAGCGCCGCCAGAGCGGGCTGATCTTCGACAATCAGGATGCGGGGTCGGGCGGAGTCGGGCGTCACCATCGTCACCTGGCGGACGCGCGCTGGCGCAGCCGGTAGCTGCGCACGGCGTCGTTATGGCTCTTCAGATCGGCAGAGAAGACATGGCTGCCGTCCCCACGGGCGACAAAATAGAGATAATTGGTTTGGGCTGGATAGGCGGTGGCGCGCAAGGCATCGGCGCCGGGGGAGGCGATCGGGCCCGGTGGTAGCCCCTCGATTTTATAGGTATTGTAGGGAGTCCGGCGTTGCAGGTCAGCCTTGCTGATACTGCTGTTGCTATTGTTGATGCCGTAGGTCACGGTCGGATCGGCCTGGAGCGGCATCCGGCGGCGCAGGCGGTTATGAAAGACCGAAGCGATAATCGGCATCTCTTCAATCTTTCTCGCCTCTTTCTGCACAATCGAGGCGAGGGTCACCAGTTGCGGCAGAGTCAGTCCCTGCTCCTTGGCGGCAGTAATCAGCTCTTCTGACAGCCGTTTGCGGAACTCCCGCACCATCATCTGCAACAGTTGTCGCGGCGCTGCGTCGATGGCGGCAAAGTAGGTCTCGGGAAAGAGGTAGCCTTCCAGTGAGGGGCCGGGAAGATCGAGACTCTTGAGGAAATCTGAATCGCGACTGAGGCGGAGAAATTCATGCGCCGGCCCATAGCCGAGATTCTCCAGGCGGGCGGCAATCTCTTTGAGGGCAAAACCTTCGGGGATGGTGATGCGGCGCAGGACAATGTCGCCGGCGAGAAGACGGCGCAAGATCTCCCCCGGCGTTGCCGCCTTGGAAAAATCGTAGATACCGATCTTGATCGCCCCCTCCCCCTTTTTTAAGCGGGTGAGGAAACGGAAGTTGTTGGCACTGGTGATGATGCCGTTCTTTTCGAGAAGAACTGCCGTCTGGGTGATCGACATGCCGGGGGGAATCGACAGGCGGAGCGTCGTTGGCGGGGTGATCGGGCGGGTGGTAAAGAGCCAGAATTGTCCAAGCAGAAAGGTCGGCGGCAGCAGCAGGCAAAGAAACGCCAAGATGATAGAGGTCCGTCGAGTCATTGGCGATCAAGGTCCATTAAGAGGGGCGAAGGTAGTGGTTATTTTAGAGAAGAGCACCGCCAGAGTCAAGCCGCTCCCCGAGCATTGCCGTCAGGCGTTGAAGCGACTCTCTGTGCCGTCGAGGAGGCGGCGGATGTTGGCACTGTGGCGGAGAATAACGAGGATGCTGATCAGCAGGGACGCCGCCAGTAGCTCGTGGGAGCGATTGATGAAAAGGACCAGGAAAGGGAGAAGTGTCGCTGCCGCAATCGAGCCGAGGGAGACGTAGCGAGTTTTGTAGAGGATGCCGCCGAAAAGAACCATGGCGATCAGGACCGCCAGCGGCGAAAGGATCAGGTAGATGCCGAGGGCGGTTGCCACCCCTTTCCCTCCTTTGAAACCGAGATAGACCGGATAACAATGACCGAGAAACGCGGCCACAGCCACGGCGGCGACGACCCATTCGGGGAGGAGGAGCGCGAACTTGGCAAAAGCGACGGGAATGGCACCTTTGAGAAGATCGCCCAAAAGGGTGAGGATGCCGAGTTTTTTTCCGGCGACGCGGTACACATTGGTCGCACCGATATTGCCGCTGCCGGCGTTGCGTATATCACCTCCGCCGAAGAAGCGGGTGAGAAGGACGCCGCAGGGGATGGCGCCGATCAGATAGGCAACAAGGATGAGGATCAAGAGAAAGGGTAAAGTCATAAAAAACTCCAGAAAATAACAAAAGCGGCCAGGGCCGCTTGTTTGTGAAAGGAATGGCCAGGAAAAGGAGTTAATTCAAAAAAATTGCCGTCGAAATGGGTTCTATTCCTCAGGAAGGGGGAGAATTGGGCCTGATTGGCTTGTTTAGTAAAAGATTTCTAGCATGTCTGCATAAACAAAGACAAGGCTTAACCATAATTAGATACGGGACGCTATGGTTCTTTTATAGCGCTGTGAGCTAGCGGTCAAGACGAGACTTCGATGGATTTATAAAATGTTGCTGGTAATTTTAAAAATCGTGCAACTGTTCTGATTTTTGGGTAATATCTGGTTTGCTAATGGCCTGCTACAACAACCATGGACGATCTTATGCCACCACGC of Deltaproteobacteria bacterium HGW-Deltaproteobacteria-4 contains these proteins:
- a CDS encoding succinate--CoA ligase subunit alpha, with translation MSILLNKDSKVLVQGMTGRSGLFHAQACRDYGTQIVAGVTPGRGGIHVEGIPVFNTVEEAVRYTGATVSMIFVPPPAAADAILEAGAAGLELAVCITEGIPVADMVPVKALLARMKMQLIGPNCPGVITPGQCKVGIMPGYIHQPGTIGVVSRSGTLTYEAVKQLTDAGLGQSTCVGIGGDPIIGLSFIDCLKLFNDDPQTEGVFMIGEIGGGAEEAAASWIKENMKKPVAAFIAGATAPPGKRMGHAGAIITGGKGRAADKIRTLSECGVTVATSPTKMGEAMRTALGKT
- a CDS encoding endolytic transglycosylase MltG, which codes for MTRRTSIILAFLCLLLPPTFLLGQFWLFTTRPITPPTTLRLSIPPGMSITQTAVLLEKNGIITSANNFRFLTRLKKGEGAIKIGIYDFSKAATPGEILRRLLAGDIVLRRITIPEGFALKEIAARLENLGYGPAHEFLRLSRDSDFLKSLDLPGPSLEGYLFPETYFAAIDAAPRQLLQMMVREFRKRLSEELITAAKEQGLTLPQLVTLASIVQKEARKIEEMPIIASVFHNRLRRRMPLQADPTVTYGINNSNSSISKADLQRRTPYNTYKIEGLPPGPIASPGADALRATAYPAQTNYLYFVARGDGSHVFSADLKSHNDAVRSYRLRQRASAR
- a CDS encoding acyl-phosphate glycerol 3-phosphate acyltransferase: MTLPFLLILILVAYLIGAIPCGVLLTRFFGGGDIRNAGSGNIGATNVYRVAGKKLGILTLLGDLLKGAIPVAFAKFALLLPEWVVAAVAVAAFLGHCYPVYLGFKGGKGVATALGIYLILSPLAVLIAMVLFGGILYKTRYVSLGSIAAATLLPFLVLFINRSHELLAASLLISILVILRHSANIRRLLDGTESRFNA